A single Corticium candelabrum chromosome 12, ooCorCand1.1, whole genome shotgun sequence DNA region contains:
- the LOC134188091 gene encoding uncharacterized protein LOC134188091 has translation MKRVRGIEDFFNSSSRSKQPRDETEEHQDRPQSPSGTSPVRVMINSEPLERASDTCSESVPESSRQTKRNFQPRWLNEFSWLRYENGAMTCSYCSAFPAKAGSTEFAKGCVTTFKRETVTAHGKSKRHISCRDSALGMKRGATIQVGFETQEAVSDGREMVDLLGKINTAYAIAKEELPFTKFRPLLDLQRKNGLELSQRYAWEWLASKISNWRPKV, from the coding sequence ATGAAGCGCGTACGAGGGATAGAAGACTTCTTCAACAGCAGTTCAAGATCAAAGCAGCCGCGTGATGAAACAGAGGAGCACCAAGACAGACCACAATCTCCTAGCGGTACGTCCCCCGTCCGAGTCATGATCAACAGCGAGCCATTGGAGCGTGCTAGCGATACATGCAGTGAAAGTGTGCCTGAATCCAGCAGACAGACGAAAAGAAACTTTCAGCCGAGGTGGCTGAACGAGTTCTCTTGGTTGCGTTATGAGAACGGCGCTATGACGTGCTCTTACTGCAGTGCCTTTCCTGCCAAAGCAGGAAGCACAGAATTTGCGAAGGGCTGCGTGACAACCTTTAAACGAGAAACAGTAACTGCCCATGGTAAAAGCAAGAGGCATATTAGTTGCAGAGACTCTGCCCTTGGGATGAAAAGAGGAGCAACGATACAGGTAGGGTTTGAAACTCAAGAAGCCGTCAGTGACGGTAGGGAGATGGTAGATCTGCTGGGAAAGATCAACACAGCGTACGCAATAGCTAAGGAGGAACTGCCATTTACAAAGTTTCGTCCTCTGTTGGACTTGCAACGGAAGAACGGTTTGGAATTGAGCCAAAGgtatgcgtgggagtggcTGGCGAGTAAAATTTCTAATTGGCGACCAAAAGTTTAG
- the LOC134187637 gene encoding zinc finger protein 862-like has product MQCRVCVNNPLIADKRSAFFIGSTNFRIDPIKKHNLSRQRIACVRAEEMRAGPVNVEITKIGAGLLSLHSKERQRYQYLFRTAYTVAKKCKPFLDYEYICEVQQANDVDLGKNYLRNKSAALFTKNIADDLRCKTADNLKQCHYLSVICDGSTDLTVVEQEVVMVRYIDLTTCRPVTRLAALIELEHPHADGVYTALKDGLRRVISEQPEDTLRLCTHGANIVCRNFDGAAVMMGARNGVKAKLVRDYPCAVVIHCVAHKLELGILDAVKAVPYLAEFEASIKEIFKMYWYSPKRQRELKQVASTLDEELKSFSDIKQVRWVASKERALKAILQNLSSLAAHQEHMVVGAGNSSEEKSRARDLLQQCGDYRKKFNAMFNAHENTFGKLQLSSRRSTRGGIHANTVTTVDLDDDAEKFVKGALSYLKMRFGCFKNPPLSHFAALNFKKWPYDETERKSFGHDDISGLVKAFELALKNASCNVESVRSEWGKLKRRVVSLRTSPILSVYTDLLKGEFSNPDGDLSNILHLVHIMLTMSPSTAESERQFSDMKIIKASRRCRLQQDTLNDLMRVHCNGPEFRKFDPDPAINAWILGSTGWRHVHGHRLPRKKTNVKSSGGCGSVFIAIGLYQSKVDHVWMQQITIEFRLDPDPVSSVYRSLETLSVLGECMVRKGSPDKGEALLRESLIPRSH; this is encoded by the exons ATGCAATGTAGAGTCTGTGTAAACAATCCACTCATTGCCGACAAACGTAGTGCATTTTTTATTGGCTCAACGAACTTTAGAATAGATCCCATCAAGAAACACAACTTGTCAAGACAGCGTATTGCATGTGTACGTGCTGAAGAAATGCGAGCAGGACCAGTGAACGTCGAAATTACAAAGATCGGAGCTGgccttctttctcttcatagCAAAGAACGGCAACGTTATCAGTATTTGTTTCGCACAGCATACACTGTTGCAAAGAAATGCAAGCCTTTTCTTGATTATGAGTACATTTGTGAGGTACAGCAGGCCAATGATGTTGATCTAGGCAAGAACTATCTGCGCAATAAGTCTGCAGCCTTGTTCACGAAGAATATTGCTGATGATCTAAGGTGCAAGACTGCTGATAATTTAAAGCAGTGTCACTATCTCTCCGTGATTTGTGATGGATCAACAGATTTGACTGTAGTGGAACAGGAGGTTGTCATGGTTCGCTACATTGATCTTACGACTTGTCGACCAGTGACTAGGTTGGCTGCATTGATAGAGTTGGAACACCCTCACGCAGATGGAGTATATACAGCGCTAAAGGATGGTTTGCGAAGAGTTATTAGTGAACAACCCGAGGATACCCTCAGGCTCTGTACGCATGGGGCCAACATTGTTTGCAGGAATTTCGATGGTGCTGCTGTCATGATGGGTGCTCGCAACGGTGTCAAAGCAAAGCTGGTCAGAGACTATCCTTGCGCAGTTGTAATTCACTGTGTTGCTCACAAACTAGAGCTTGGCATTCTTGATGCAGTTAAAGCGGTTCCATATCTTGCAGAGTTTGAAGCAAGTATTAAGgaaattttcaaaatgtaTTGGTATTCACCTAAACGGCAACGAGAGCTGAAACAAGTTGCATCTACTCTTGACGAAGAGCTCAAGTCCTTTTCTGATATCAAGCAAGTTAGGTGGGTTGCTAGTAAAGAGCGGGCTCTCAAAGCAATCCTGCAGAACTTGTCGTCTTTAGCTGCCCACCAGGAGCATATGGTTGTTGGCGCCGGAAACAGTAGCGAAGAGAAGTCTAGAGCTCGAG ACCTTCTACAGCAATGTGGAGATTATCGTAAGAAGTTCAATGCTATGTTCAATGCACATGAGAACACATTTGGTAAATTGCAACTTAGTTCTCGGCGATCAACCAGAGGTGGCATCCATGCTAACACTGTTACCACTGTCGACTTAGATGACGACGCAGAGAAGTTCGTGAAGGGTGCTTTGTCATATCTGAAAATGCGCTTTGGTTGCTTCAAAAATCCACCATTGTCACATTTTGCAGCATTAAACTTTAAGAAATGGCCATACGATGAAACCGAGAGAAAAAGCTTTGGTCATGACGACATCAGCGGTTTAGTTAAAGCTTTTGAGTTAGCACTGAAAAATGCCAGCTGCAATGTGGAAAGTGTTCGCAGTGAGTGGGGGAAACTGAAACGCCGTGTAGTCTCACTTCGAACCTCTCCTATACTTTCAGTCTACACTGATCTATTGAAAGGTGAATTCAGCAACCCTGACGGTGACCTCTCGAATATTCTGCACCTTGTGCACATTATGCTCACTATGAGTCCCAGCACTGCTGAAAGTGAACGGCAGTTCTCAG ACATGAAAATCATAAAGGCCAGTCGGCGATGTCGTCTACAGCAAGACACATTGAACGACCTTATGAGGGTGCATTGTAATGGTCCAGAATTTCGGAAGTTTGACCCTGATCCTGCCATAAATGCTTGGATTCTTGGGTCGACTGGTTGGCGACACGTTCATGGTCATCGTCTTCccagaaagaaaacaaatgtGAAAAGTAGTGGCGG ATGCGGATCTGTATTTATTGCTATTGGTCTGTATCAGTCAAAAGTGGATCATGTGTGGATGCAACAGATCACGATTGAATTCAGATTGGATCCTGATCCAGTGTCTAGTGTGTACAGGTCTTTAGAAA cttTAAGTGTGTTGGGCGAGTGTATGGTCAGGAAAGGCAGTCCTGACAAAGGTGAAGCACTGCTTAGAGAATCTCTAATACCGCGTTCACACTAG